A stretch of the Cydia amplana chromosome 6, ilCydAmpl1.1, whole genome shotgun sequence genome encodes the following:
- the LOC134648676 gene encoding shematrin-like protein 1, giving the protein MANRVFLLCLVLSISFVCYFESVAGKPGRGGGYSRGGGSRGGGSRGGGSSSWGRGGSSSSSGSSWSSWNSKPSYPSSGGLSGYGSGSKPSYPSSSGGLSGYGSGQKPSYPSSSTGLSGSGSGSSSSSGSGWSWWGSSSSSNNNNNYGTHSYPNSNGGLSGGSRPSYGVSSLPAGVDYTNSHYGNKQTNNKYGNNYATPHHTGTHVVNNHITNNYHTPNVYHTSHPYYSSPQYVYVTEYRNSGSRYGDILTGLALYNLGRSHSHYHDHYYHDDYYRRRYNSDSSMNNNYSPQNAAVCTMKITENGRVETLKIPCEIVSTFTNEGKLVKTPQVNTTTCVTNSTMVNNTAPVNTTSVNATLSSNVTMINSTSCTFTVNATDPLKVKGPPINPSNMECEVEVRTRDLLTSNMVDCNTLLRYSKMPEPAKSENTILPERQKLKQILHNPPWWMSLFIAV; this is encoded by the exons ATGGCCAACAGAGTATTTCTGTTGTGCCTTGTGCTCTCTATATCGTTTGTGTGTTATTTTGAGAGTGTTGCGGGCAAGCCCGGAAGAGGAGGAGGATACAGCAGAGGAGGTGGTAGCAGAGGAGGCGGCAGCAGAGGAGGAGGCTCCTCAAGTTGGGGGAGAGGAGGGTCGTCTTCAAGTTCCGGGTCAAGTTGGTCGTCATGGAACTCTAAACCCAGTTATCCATCCTCTG GAGGACTATCTGGATACGGATCAGGGTCCAAACCCAGCTACCCGTCTTCATCAGGAGGACTATCTGGATATGGAAGTGGACAAAAGCCGAGCTACCCATCGTCGTCAACGGGCCTGTCAGGCTCAGGATCTGGAAGCTCTTCGTCTTCGGGTTCGGGTTGGTCTTGGTGGGGATCCTCATCAagctctaataataataataattatggaaCTCATTCCTATCCTAACTCAAACGGAGGGTTATCTGGAGGTTCCCGCCCCTCTTACGGAGTCTCTTCCCTTCCGGCTGGAGTAGATTACACTAACTCGCATTACGGAAACAAACAAACCAACAACAAGTACGGTAATAACTACGCTACACCTCATCATACTGGAACTCATGTTGTGAATAATCACATCACTAATAATTATCATACTCCCAATGTATATCATACTTCTCATCCCTACTACTCATCACCGCAGTACGTGTATGTGACTGAATATAGAAATTCCGGCAGCCGCTATGGAGACATCTTGACGGGTTTAGCGTTGTACAACCTGGGGCGCTCCCACAGCCATTATCACGACCATTATTACCATGACGACTATTATAGACGCCGTTACAACTCTGACTCAAGtatgaataataattattcCCCTCAAAACGCGGCTGTCTGCACTATGAAAATCACGGAAAACGGAAGAGTTGAGACATTGAAAATACCTTGCGAAATCGTCTCGACATTCACTAATGAGGGTAAGCTGGTTAAAACTCCTCAAGTTAATACTACAACGTGTGTGACGAATTCTACTATGGTGAACAACACTGCACCTGTGAATACGACCTCTGTAAATGCAACCTTGTCATCGAACGTGACAATGATCAACTCTACGAGTTGCACATTCACTGTCAACGCGACGGATCCCCTTAAAGTGAAGGGACCTCCTATAAACCCATCGAACATGGAATGCGAAGTGGAGGTCAGAACAAGGGATCTCCTTACTAGTAACATGGTGGATTGTAACACCTTGCTGCGTTATTCTAAAATGCCTGAGCCCGCTAAGTCTGAAAATACTATATTACCGGAAAGACAGAAACTGAAGCAGATTCTACATAATCCACCATGGTGGATGTCACTGTTCATTGCTGTGTAA
- the LOC134648687 gene encoding uncharacterized protein LOC134648687: MKRLLLLYFVFVCIAYVHCKGGGRGGGGRGGRGGGGIFGSIWGKSSSRHTYPASTGYSGFGSGGSHGYPSSNGLSGLIKQPGFKYGQRYGSYRFSVPRVPSYYTVPQYVYVNQYRQSNSRFNNLLIGLTMYNMGRSHVSYHHYYHDSYYRRSNTSASSNADHAVTSTSAEEKANEDKDEATCLMRITEDEKEEVLKIPCAIVTTFADGNRKLPYASNTTTTVCVNSSVANSTSLDSVENDSNAKTSESINTESPKFNMVCKSTIKSIDPLSVTGSPLNANVMNCTVEIWTRQEVISNEVDCEVLLKYAKMPVPQNKDAIIMPPRSELKEMLEHPPWWLSLFLAV; the protein is encoded by the coding sequence ATGAAacgtttgttattgttatacTTCGTGTTCGTTTGTATTGCATATGTACATTGTAAAGGAGGCGGACGAGGTGGTGGCGGTCGCGGTGGACGTGGAGGAGGCGGTATATTTGGCAGCATTTGGGGAAAAAGTTCTTCTCGACACACTTATCCAGCGTCTACCGGATATTCTGGGTTTGGTTCAGGAGGCTCGCATGGCTACCCTTCTTCAAACGGCCTCTCCGGACTAATCAAGCAACCCGGTTTTAAATATGGACAAAGATACGGATCGTACAGGTTTTCTGTACCGAGAGTGCCCTCCTATTACACGGTGCCACAGTACGTGTACGTAAATCAATATAGACAGTCAAATAGCCGATTTAACAATCTCCTGATTGGCTTAACAATGTATAATATGGGCCGCTCACACGTCAGTTACCACCACTACTATCACGACAGCTACTATAGACGCAGTAATACCTCGGCTTCAAGCAACGCGGATCATGCTGTTACTTCAACTTCAGCAGAAGAAAAAGCTAATGAAGATAAAGATGAGGCGACTTGTCTTATGAGAATTACAGAGGACGAAAAAGAGGAAGTGTTAAAGATTCCTTGTGCTATAGTGACAACATTTGCAGACGGCAATCGTAAATTACCTTATGCAAGTAACACAACGACAACCGTGTGTGTTAATTCATCAGTGGCTAATTCAACTTCATTAGACTCTGTGGAAAATGATAGTAATGCAAAGACGTCTGAATCAATTAATACAGAGTCGCCAAAATTCAATATGGTTTGTAAATCTACTATAAAATCGATTGATCCTTTGTCAGTGACAGGTTCACCGTTGAACGCGAATGTTATGAACTGTACGGTTGAGATTTGGACTCGTCAAGAAGTGATTAGCAATGAAGTCGATTGTGAAGTTCTGTTGAAGTATGCGAAGATGCCGGTGCCTCAAAATAAGGATGCTATTATTATGCCCCCTAGATCGGAACTAAAAGAAATGTTGGAACATCCGCCCTGGTGGTTGTCTCTGTTCCTGGCTGTATGA